GCGAATCGCCGCCCCTTCACGCTGGATCACTAACAGCCAGTCCTGGCTACGCTTGCCCTCCAGGCGCTGCACATGCAATTGCATCGGCAAGGCCAGGGCCGGGATTTTTTCCGGCAGTGGCGCCTGGCTGGCGCATGCGCCGAGCAACAACAGGCAACCGATCAACAACCAGCGGATCATAAGCTCGTGCTCTCCAGCGGCTTGCGCGCCACGCAGTTGACCAGGGTTTCCTCGCGCTCGCCCACCGGTGGCGCCTTGCGCAGGCCCCAGCGTTCGAGCAGGCCAAAATCGCTGGAACGGCTCCACCACAGATAGGGGTACGAGACGTTCCCCGCGCCGAATTCAAAGCCCTGCTCGCGCAGCATGTCGAGGTATTCCTCGGCGCTTTTTTGCACGTGCATCGGATGACGGAACAGCCAGCGAATCACCCATGTGTCGATATAGGCTTCGGTGGATTCGGCAAACAGCAAGTAGCCGCCCGGCTTGAGTACTCGGTAAAACTCTTTGAGTGCGCGATGCTGCTCGACCAAGTGGTGAAAGGTCTGGTGGCAAAACACGATATCGACGCTGGCGTCGGCGACGTCGAGGGTGGCGCAGTCGCTGCCGATCAGCTCCACCGCCAGGCCCTGCCGAGCAGCTTCTTCGCGGCTCAGCGCCAGGCTGTGGGGGTCGGCATCCAGGCCGATCAGGCGCGAGGGCGCAAAGACCTGCTGCAGCAACTTGAACGATTTGCCCTGGCCGCAGCCGGCGTCGAGCAATACCGGCGCGGCCGGCAGCGGTTCGCTGAACAGGCTGCGCAGGTCATTGATCGCCACGCGCAACACATGGTGCTGCCAGGTGTGGCTGCGCAGGAACCAGAAGCCGAACCGGGTTTCTTCGACGTAGTTTTTACTCAGGTATTGACTGCTCATGCCGTCTCACTTGCACAAAATTGCGACAACATCCGCAGGCGCCGCTTGGGCTCACTGACAAAGGGGTTGCGTTCATCCCAGGCGTAACCGGCCAGAATCGAACTGATCATGCGGCGAATCTCCGGCGAACTGCCGGCGTGGAAAATCACATCCTGGAAGGTGCCGGCGTACCAGCCTTCGACGTAGCAGCGAAAGGTATCAACGCCGCGCTTCAACGGTTCGGCAAACTCGGTTTGCCAGTCCACCGTTTCGCCTTGCAGTTGGCGATGCAACAAGCCTGCGGCCATGCTCGCCGAGCGCATGGCGATGGTCACGCCCGACGAAAACACCGGGTCGAGAAATTCCGCCGCGTTGCCCAGCAGCGCAAAGCCCGGGCCGTGCAAGGTTTTGACGTTGGCCGCATAGCCGCCGATGCTGCGCGCCGGGGTGTCCCAGACGGCATTTTGCAGCACGCCGGACAGGCTTGGGGTTTGCTCGATAAAACCGCGCAGGCAGGCGTCGAGGTCGTCGCCGTAGCCGTCGAAATGCTCCTTGGCCGCGACCACGCCCACCGAGCAACGGCCGTTGCTGAACGGGATGGTCCAGAACCAGATATCGCGCTTCTCGGGATGGGTCGTCACCAGAATCTTGGTGCGGTCAAAGCCTGGGTGTTCGATGCGGTCTTCGACGTGGGTGAACACGGCCTGGCGCAGCGGGAAATTCGACGGTGCTTCAAGGTCCAACAGGCGCGACAGCACGCGGCCATAGCCGCTGGCATCCAGCACGAACCTGGCCTTGAGGTGGTACTCGCTGCCATTCTTGCGGCGTACGTGCAGGTAGCGACACTCACCGGAAAAGTCCACGCCAACGATGCTTTCGCCGTAGCGAATTTCCACACCCTGCAACGCGGCCTGATCGGCCAGCAGCTTGTCGAACTCGGCGCGCTGCACCTGAAAGGTCGTCGGCTTGCCGTGGCTGAACGTGTCACCGAAATCGAACGCACTGTAGCGCTCGCCCCAGGCGAACGCGGCGCCGGTTTTCACTTGAAACCCGGCAGCCTGCACGGCGTCGAGCATGCCGGCTTCTTCGATGAAGTCGATGCAGTGCGACAGCAGGCTTTCGCCAATCGAGAAACGCGGAAAATGTTCGCGCTCGATTATCAATACATCATGCCCTTTACGCTTGAGCAGCGCGGCCGCGATGGCTCCGGAAGGCCCGGCACCGATCACCACCACCTGGCGACGTTCCATTTCAACTGTGGGCACAAAGGCTCCTTGCCATGTTGGCGATATTCACATTCATGAGGCGTGTTTCTGTTGCCTGGCCCAAGGCGCCAGGATAAAGCTGAAGGCCAGGCCGAGGCTGACCGACAGGCCGAAATTGCTCACCGCCGGGGTACTGGAGACGGCCAGCAGGCCGAATGACAGCCAGGTTGTCAGCGCCGCCAGCAGCGTGCCCAGCAGGCTGACGGCGGCACCGCCGATCTGCTCACGCATCAGGATCGCATAATCGACGCTGATGGCCGTGACCAGCAGCAGGCCGAACAGGCTGAACAGGGTCAGGGGCTGGCCCAGCCAACCGAGGCTGGCCAGGCTGCACAACGCGGCCAGCAGCGGCAACGCGACAATACGCAAGGCGCCGGTGAAGCCGAAGGGCAGTATCAACAAGACCACGATCAGCACACAGGACAGCAACTTCAATTCGGCGGCGCTGATTTGGGTGTCGGCAAACACGCGGTTCAGGTCACCCAGGCGATCCACCAGTTGCACGCCGGGCAAGTCCAACGCCTGCACCCGCAGCAACGCCGGGTTGTTCAGGCCTTGCAGGCTGACCATCGCCGCCACGCCGCCGTCTACCGGGCCCAGCCACAGCGTGCGCCACGGCTCGGCCAGGGGGCCTTTGAGCGCGGCGTCGATGTCTTCGGTGGGCAGCGCCTGCAGTTGCGCGACTTCGGCTTGCAGCGCCTCGGCGGGAACGCCGAGGTCCAGCAGTGGTTGCCAGTGCTGCGCGAGTGTATTGAGCGCATCGCGCAGTTGCTGTTGCTCGGCGGGCAGGTTGACCAGTTGATTCAACGCCAGGTATCCCTGCAGCTTGTCCATGTTCACCAGCTGATCCAGGCGCTGGCCCAGAGCGGCCTGGCGTTCCAGTAACTGCTGCTGATTATCGGCACGCACCAGGAAGAACTGACTGGTGGGCTGGAACCCGGTAATGCGCGCCACGGCCTGGGCTTGCTGCAGCAACTGCGGCGGCGCGCCGATCCATTGGCGAATATCGTTTTTACTGTTGAGCTGCCACAGGCCGCCGGCGCAGAACACCAGCACGCCCACCAGCAGCACCGCGCCTGGCACGCGCTTGATCAATGCCGCTCGCCACTGCCACAAGCGTTCGGCGATGCGCAGCGGCCATTGCGCCGGGCGCAGTTCGACACCGCTAAGCAGCGCCGGCAGCAGGCACACGGCTGAGAGATACGCGCCGACCAGCCCGGCTGCGGAAAACACGGCGATCTGCGTCAGCGCCGGGAACGGCGTCCAAGCCAGCGCCAGATAGCCGATGCAACTGGTGGCCAGGCTCAGGCTCAGCCCCGGCAGGGTCAGGTGCAATGCCGGCCAACTGCGCCACGGTTGCAGGCTCCAGCTTTTCGACAGATAGTGCAGCGGGTAGTCCACCGCCACGCCGATCAGGCTCGAGCCCAGCACCAGGGTCATCACATGCATATGGCCGAACAGCGCCACACAGGCCACTGCCCCAAACAGCATGCCGACGATGACCGGCACGAACGCCAGCAGCACGCGCCAGCGCCGGAACGCCAGCAGCAGTAACAGCAGGATGCCCACGGTTGCGCCGCCGCCGACCCAGGTGATTTCTCGGGTGGCTTGCTGCTGTCCGCTGGCCGCATAGAGCAAGCCGCTGGCGGCGAGCAGTTGCACACCTTGCCTGTCGGCCTCGGCGCGGCTGGCCTGGAGCAAATCCGCCACTTGCAGCGGCAGCTTCATGTCGAATGCATTGCCGGTGGTGCGCGCTCGCAGGAGCACCCAGCTTTTGCCGTCGGCATCGGCAATCAACGCGCCGCTGCCGATATCCAGCTGTACCGCACCATGTTGTGGCTGGCTGTTCTGGATGCGCCCGGTCAGGCCCAGCCAGTCGTCCTGGCTCGGCACCAGGCTGAAGCCGGTGAAGGGGTCGAACAGTGACTGCACACGCTGCTGAATGAAGGCGTCAGGCTGCTGGATCAACTGCTCGCGGTCCTTGGCCGAGAGCATCGCCAGCCGGCCGCGCAGCAGCTGCTCGCGCAGCGCCGGCAAGTCGGCTTGCAGGTTCCATTGCACCTTTTCAAACAGGCCGCTGGCTTGCCAGTGCTCGGCCAGTTGCTGCGCCACGGCCAGCGCTTGCTGGCGGTCGGCATGCCCCACCAGTACCAGCATTTCGCGGTTCAGCGGTTCCTGCATGCGCTGCTCGGCTTGCAGCTCCAGGGCGTCCGGCGTACTGCCGGGTACCAGCTCCATCAGGTTGGCCGACAGTGGCGCGCCCTGGCGCCACTGCCAGCCGGCCAGGGCCAGCACGGCCACCAGCAGGATCAGGAACAGGCGCGGCAGCAGGCGTTCATTGGGCAAAGTCGTGTTGCTCCGCATCGCTCAGTGGCTGGTCGGCGCTGCTGTCCTGCATGCGCAACACCGTGCTGTCGCCCTGGGTTTCCAGCAACTCGATGGTGTTCACCAGTGCGCCGCCGTCGATATTGATCCGCGTGAAGACTTGCTTGAGCAACAGCGAACGCGGGATCAGCGTGAGCTTCCACTGTCGAGCCTCGCCTTGCAGTTGCAGCTCGAAGTCGCGTTGCAAGCCGCTGCTGTCGCCCCCCAGCACGGCGAGGAACAAACGATTCTGCTCGGTGCCGGCGCTCTTGGTGGGCAGCAATTGCCAGCCGTTGGCGTCACGCCGAGCGATGCCCTGGGCGCTGATGCGGTAGTCCTGCTGCAGCGGGGTTTTGAGCAGCCACAGCAAACCGTGGTCCTTGGCGAGCACGAAGCTGCCTTTGCTGACCAGCGGCTGGGGCAGGGCACGCAGGTGTTTTTCCTGGGTGAAGTGGCCGTGGATCACGCTGGGTTTGGCCAGTTGATCGCTCAGTTGCTGCAAGTCAAAAGCATGGGCGCTGAAGCTCAGCAATGCGGCGGCCACTGTAGGAGCGAGCTTGCTCGCGAAGAACCTCAGAGCACTGCGCAGTGTCAGGCGGATCGCGTTATCGTTGACGTCCATCGGGGGCAAGCCCCCTCCCACATGGGATCTCATTTCAGGGCCCTTTCTACGGCATCGGTGAATACTTTGGGGGAGGCCAATTGCATCTCGCGGCTGGCGATCTCTACCGCCACTTGCACGGTGCTGGCGCGGGTCAAGCGTTCGCCGCTGGCCAGGTCGGTGATCAGGTAGTTGACCTTCAAACGGTTCTCCCATTCCACCAGGCTGGCGCGTACGTTGATCGTTTGGCCGAAGGTGGCGCCGCGCACATAGCGCAACTGCAGGTCGATCACCGGCCAGGCGTAGCCGGCTTCGAGCATCGCGGTGTAGTTGTGGCCGATCTTGTCCAGCAGCGCGCAGCGCGCCACCTCCAGGTACTTTACGTAATGCCCGTGCCACACCACGTTCATGGTGTCGACATCGAAAAACGGCACGAGGATTTCAGTGTCGCTGTGCAATACACCGGGGCTACGCATGCAGCCTCCAGTGTTGCTCGGCAATGCGTTGCAGGCACAGGCGCAGTTCGCCTTCCAGGGCGCGGTCTTCAATGACGGGCGCAAAGTCCTTGGCCAGCTCTTCATGCATCGCCGCCAGTGCCGGCGGCAACGGCCGAGCGTCCTCGGCCTGGGCCCGCAACCACACGCCCTGGTGGGCGGCGAGCAAGGTGGCGGCGGCGACCTGTTCGGTCAGCTCCAGCACGCGTACAGCGTCGCGGGCGGCGATGGTGCCCATGCTCACTTTGTCCTGGTTATGGCATTCGGTGGAGCGCGAAAACACGCTGGCCGGCATGGTGTTTTTCAGCGCTTCGGCGGTCCAGGCGCTGGTGCCGATCTGCACGGCCTTGAAGCCATGGTTGATCATGGCGCGGTCGGCCGGCGCGCCCGACAGGTTGCTCGGCAGGCCGTGGTTGTAACGCACGTCCACCAGCAGCGCCAGTTGGCGGTCGAGCAGGTCGGCGACGTTGGCCACCAGGGTCTTGAGGCTGTCCATGGCAAAGGCGATGTGCCCACCGTAGAAGTGCCCACCGTGCAGCACGCGTTCGGCTTCGGCGTCGATGATCGGGTTGTCGTTGGCACTGTTGAGCTCGATTTCGATAAACGAGCGCAGCCAGTTCAGGCTGTCGGCCAGCACGCCGAGCACGTGGGGCGCGCAGCGCAGTGAGTAGCGGTCCTGCAGGCGGTGCAGCGGGGCAGTCGGTGCATCGATGGCCAGGTCTTCGCGCAACCAGGCGGCGACTTGCATCTGCCCTGGGTGGGGCTTGGCGGCGAACAGGCGTTCGTCGAAGTGCTCCGGGTTGCCTTGCAGCGCCACCACATTCAGCGCAGTGATGCGCGTGGCCAGGTGCAGCAGGTAGTCGGCGCGGGCGAAGGCCAGGCACGCGATGCCGGTCATCACCGCCGTGCCGTTCATCAACGCCAGGGCTTCCTTGGGCCGCAGTACCAATGGCTGCCAGCCCAGTTCGCGATGAACATCGGCGGCTTGGCGGCGCTCGCCACGGAACAGTACTTCACGCTCGCCGGACAAGGTTGCCGCCACATACGACAGCGGCGTCAGATCGCCGCTGGCGCCTACCGAGCCTTCTTCAGGGATCAGCGGCAGCACGTCGTGTTCGAGGAAGCCCTGCAGGCGCTCCAGCAGTTCCACGCGCACCCCGGACACGCCGTGGCACAGCGACTGCAAGCGCGCCGCCAGCACGGCGCGGGTGGCCTGGGCGTCGAGCAACTTGCCCAGGCCGCAGCCGTGGAAGGTGTACAGATGACGCGGCAGTGCTTCGACATGCTGCAAGGGCACCGCGACCACGCATGAGTCGCCGTAGCCGGTGGTCACGCCGTAGATCACGCCTTCCTTGTCCAGCAGCGAGTCAAGGAACTGCGCGCCCTTGGCGATGCGCTGGCGATACGCGGCATCGTCCTGCAAGCGGGTGGGCACCTGACGGTTGGCCAGAGCCAGTACGTCTTCGATGCGCAGGGGGCGTTCGCCAAAGGTGATCGGCTCAAGAGGCGTGGTCATCGGTCTTCCAGAAAGGGTAAAAGTTGAACCATTGTTGAGGCGCTTGCAGGCAGAACTGGCCCAGGCGCGCGGCGTAGCGGGCGGTCCACAGGGCAATGACTTGCTCGCGGGTGCTGCGCTTCCATTCGATCAATTGCGCGAAGGGCTCGATGGTCAGGTGATAGCGGCCCTGGTGCTTGAGGCACATCAGCAGGTTGACCGGGCATTTGAGCAAGCCGGCCAGCAGCCATGGGCCTTGGGGAAACGCGGCCTCGTGCCCGAGGAAATCGACGCGCACCGTGCGCCCGCCGTGCAGCGGGATGCGGTCGCCGGCAATCGCCAGCCATTCGCCGTCGTCCAGGCGCTGGCTGAGCAGCAGCATGGTGGCCGGGTCCAGCTCGCTGACCTGGATCAGGCGCAGGTGGGTCGCCCCCGCTTCGCCCAGCAGGCGATTGAAACGCTCGGCATGCTTGGTGTGCACCAGCACGTTCATGGTGACTTGTTCGCCGATCTCCGCCAGTGCGCGGCACACTTCCAGGTTGCCCAGGTGTGCGCCCACCAGCATCTGCCCGCGCTCGCCACGCAGTTGGCCGCGCAGTTGCGCCGGGTCGTTGATGTCGATCTGCTCCAGGCGCAGCTTGCCGTTCCACACGTCCAGCTTGTCGAGCATTGAGTCGGCGAACGCCATGAACTGGCCAAAGACTTTTCTGTGGGTTGGCAGCAAATCGTCGCGCGCGCTCCACTGCGCCAGGCGCTGCTGGTACTGCCAGGCACTCTGGCGCGCGGTGCGGCCAAACAGGAAAAAGTACAACACGATGCTGTACAGCAGCGGGCTCAACAGGCGGCGGCCAAGCACCTTTGCCGCGACTGCCGTGAGCTTCATCAGCCAGAAACTGCCGCGTTCCTCGCGGTCGGCCCAGTGTTTGCCGCTGTCGCTCATGCCTGCCACCGACGCCACAGGATAGCCGGCGCGCGCACCAGCATGCCGAAGAACAGTCGCGTGTGCATGGCGCTGATGCGTACGTTGTCGCGGAACAAGCGAAAGTGCGACAGGCCGTCGGCAGGGTAATGCACCTGGGTGGGCAGCCAGCGCATGGGCTGGTTGCGCCAGGCCAGGCGCACGAGGATGTCCGAGTCGAAATCCATGTGCGTGCCGATGTAGGCCGAGTCCATCAGCGCCAGCGTGGGGGCCAGCGGGTACACGCGAAAGCCGCACATCGAGTCGCGAATCTGCAACGACAGCGTGTTGATCCACACCCACACGTGGGTCAGGTAGCGTGCGTAGAGGCGGCCTTTGGGCACGCTGTCGTCGTATTCGGGGTAGCCGCAGATGATGGCGTCGGGGTGCCGGCGGGAGGTGTCGATAA
Above is a genomic segment from Pseudomonas sp. R5-89-07 containing:
- a CDS encoding thioesterase family protein gives rise to the protein MRSPGVLHSDTEILVPFFDVDTMNVVWHGHYVKYLEVARCALLDKIGHNYTAMLEAGYAWPVIDLQLRYVRGATFGQTINVRASLVEWENRLKVNYLITDLASGERLTRASTVQVAVEIASREMQLASPKVFTDAVERALK
- a CDS encoding NAD(P)/FAD-dependent oxidoreductase translates to MPTVEMERRQVVVIGAGPSGAIAAALLKRKGHDVLIIEREHFPRFSIGESLLSHCIDFIEEAGMLDAVQAAGFQVKTGAAFAWGERYSAFDFGDTFSHGKPTTFQVQRAEFDKLLADQAALQGVEIRYGESIVGVDFSGECRYLHVRRKNGSEYHLKARFVLDASGYGRVLSRLLDLEAPSNFPLRQAVFTHVEDRIEHPGFDRTKILVTTHPEKRDIWFWTIPFSNGRCSVGVVAAKEHFDGYGDDLDACLRGFIEQTPSLSGVLQNAVWDTPARSIGGYAANVKTLHGPGFALLGNAAEFLDPVFSSGVTIAMRSASMAAGLLHRQLQGETVDWQTEFAEPLKRGVDTFRCYVEGWYAGTFQDVIFHAGSSPEIRRMISSILAGYAWDERNPFVSEPKRRLRMLSQFCASETA
- a CDS encoding MMPL family transporter, which encodes MRSNTTLPNERLLPRLFLILLVAVLALAGWQWRQGAPLSANLMELVPGSTPDALELQAEQRMQEPLNREMLVLVGHADRQQALAVAQQLAEHWQASGLFEKVQWNLQADLPALREQLLRGRLAMLSAKDREQLIQQPDAFIQQRVQSLFDPFTGFSLVPSQDDWLGLTGRIQNSQPQHGAVQLDIGSGALIADADGKSWVLLRARTTGNAFDMKLPLQVADLLQASRAEADRQGVQLLAASGLLYAASGQQQATREITWVGGGATVGILLLLLLAFRRWRVLLAFVPVIVGMLFGAVACVALFGHMHVMTLVLGSSLIGVAVDYPLHYLSKSWSLQPWRSWPALHLTLPGLSLSLATSCIGYLALAWTPFPALTQIAVFSAAGLVGAYLSAVCLLPALLSGVELRPAQWPLRIAERLWQWRAALIKRVPGAVLLVGVLVFCAGGLWQLNSKNDIRQWIGAPPQLLQQAQAVARITGFQPTSQFFLVRADNQQQLLERQAALGQRLDQLVNMDKLQGYLALNQLVNLPAEQQQLRDALNTLAQHWQPLLDLGVPAEALQAEVAQLQALPTEDIDAALKGPLAEPWRTLWLGPVDGGVAAMVSLQGLNNPALLRVQALDLPGVQLVDRLGDLNRVFADTQISAAELKLLSCVLIVVLLILPFGFTGALRIVALPLLAALCSLASLGWLGQPLTLFSLFGLLLVTAISVDYAILMREQIGGAAVSLLGTLLAALTTWLSFGLLAVSSTPAVSNFGLSVSLGLAFSFILAPWARQQKHAS
- a CDS encoding glycosyl transferase, whose protein sequence is MSDSGKHWADREERGSFWLMKLTAVAAKVLGRRLLSPLLYSIVLYFFLFGRTARQSAWQYQQRLAQWSARDDLLPTHRKVFGQFMAFADSMLDKLDVWNGKLRLEQIDINDPAQLRGQLRGERGQMLVGAHLGNLEVCRALAEIGEQVTMNVLVHTKHAERFNRLLGEAGATHLRLIQVSELDPATMLLLSQRLDDGEWLAIAGDRIPLHGGRTVRVDFLGHEAAFPQGPWLLAGLLKCPVNLLMCLKHQGRYHLTIEPFAQLIEWKRSTREQVIALWTARYAARLGQFCLQAPQQWFNFYPFWKTDDHAS
- a CDS encoding class I SAM-dependent methyltransferase, with translation MSSQYLSKNYVEETRFGFWFLRSHTWQHHVLRVAINDLRSLFSEPLPAAPVLLDAGCGQGKSFKLLQQVFAPSRLIGLDADPHSLALSREEAARQGLAVELIGSDCATLDVADASVDIVFCHQTFHHLVEQHRALKEFYRVLKPGGYLLFAESTEAYIDTWVIRWLFRHPMHVQKSAEEYLDMLREQGFEFGAGNVSYPYLWWSRSSDFGLLERWGLRKAPPVGEREETLVNCVARKPLESTSL
- a CDS encoding outer membrane lipoprotein carrier protein LolA; the protein is MDVNDNAIRLTLRSALRFFASKLAPTVAAALLSFSAHAFDLQQLSDQLAKPSVIHGHFTQEKHLRALPQPLVSKGSFVLAKDHGLLWLLKTPLQQDYRISAQGIARRDANGWQLLPTKSAGTEQNRLFLAVLGGDSSGLQRDFELQLQGEARQWKLTLIPRSLLLKQVFTRINIDGGALVNTIELLETQGDSTVLRMQDSSADQPLSDAEQHDFAQ
- the hutH gene encoding histidine ammonia-lyase translates to MTTPLEPITFGERPLRIEDVLALANRQVPTRLQDDAAYRQRIAKGAQFLDSLLDKEGVIYGVTTGYGDSCVVAVPLQHVEALPRHLYTFHGCGLGKLLDAQATRAVLAARLQSLCHGVSGVRVELLERLQGFLEHDVLPLIPEEGSVGASGDLTPLSYVAATLSGEREVLFRGERRQAADVHRELGWQPLVLRPKEALALMNGTAVMTGIACLAFARADYLLHLATRITALNVVALQGNPEHFDERLFAAKPHPGQMQVAAWLREDLAIDAPTAPLHRLQDRYSLRCAPHVLGVLADSLNWLRSFIEIELNSANDNPIIDAEAERVLHGGHFYGGHIAFAMDSLKTLVANVADLLDRQLALLVDVRYNHGLPSNLSGAPADRAMINHGFKAVQIGTSAWTAEALKNTMPASVFSRSTECHNQDKVSMGTIAARDAVRVLELTEQVAAATLLAAHQGVWLRAQAEDARPLPPALAAMHEELAKDFAPVIEDRALEGELRLCLQRIAEQHWRLHA
- a CDS encoding glycosyltransferase family 2 protein — translated: MHNPCALIPVYNHEAAVPAVVHSLLHSGLPCLLVDDGSSSACAAVLAQLALLDNVTLLTLPSNQGKGGAVMAGFREAARLGFSHALQVDADGQHDLREVETFIDTSRRHPDAIICGYPEYDDSVPKGRLYARYLTHVWVWINTLSLQIRDSMCGFRVYPLAPTLALMDSAYIGTHMDFDSDILVRLAWRNQPMRWLPTQVHYPADGLSHFRLFRDNVRISAMHTRLFFGMLVRAPAILWRRWQA